Below is a genomic region from Pleomorphomonas sp. T1.2MG-36.
GTGGCACTGGCCGGCGCCGGGCGCGGCGTCGCCGCCTGGATCCGGGCGGAGACCGGTGGCGAAAGCAGCACGACGCTGCCGAAGGGTTTCAAATCCGTCGAATAGAACAGGCGACGGACGTGGGGTCGCACGGGGTGTTGCCGGGACGATTTTCCCGGCAAACGAAGCATATTCGGTCTTAAAATCACTCTAGACAAAATTTGCGGCTTGATGACCATGCGGAGAGGGCGGGCGATGCCGGTGCCTTATTCCGCGAGGGCGACATAGATCCAGATCAGAACGGCCGATTGCTCCGGTTCATCCGGGATAACTTTGCGGTGGGGCCCGTTCCGACCCTGCCGGAGATCCGTCTGCACACGGCTGGTCCACGGAGCGGGTTGTGGCGGCTTGCCAAGCGGGACGAGGCTTTCGGTCCGCCTTATTGGGCGCACACCTGGGGTGGCGGCCTGGCGCTGGCAAGGTACCTCCTCGACACTCCCGACATCGTCGCCGGCCGTCGCGTGCTCGACATGGGCGCCGGTTCCGGCGTCGTCGGCATCGCCGCGGCCAGGGCGGGGGCGAGAGACGTCGTGGCGGCCGACATCGATCCCTATGCCATGGCGGCGATAGAGCTCAACGCCGAGACGAACGCCGTCGACGTCCTGCCGCTCCTCGCCGATCCGACGGCGGGTCCGGTTCCGGAGGTCGACGTCGTCCTGGTCGGCGACCTCTACTACGAGCCCGAACTTGCGGTGCGGGTCACCGCCTTTCTCGACAGGTGCCTCGCGTCGAATGTCGGCGTCCTGATCGGCGATCCCTGGCGCGACTTCCTGCCCCGCTCCCGCTTGCGGCTTCTGGCCGAGTATCCGGGGCCGGACTTTTCGGCGATCGGCCGGCGCGAGCGGTCGACGAACGCCGTGTTCTCGTTCGAGCCGCCCGGCCGTCCACCTCAGTAGGGCTCCGCGCGGTGTCGCGCCCGGAGCCCTCGCGGCGTCTATTCCGGGATCATGCCGGCCGTCAGGTTGACGTAGGCGGCCGTCATCGAGCGGGCCTTGTCGGACACCAGGAACGCGGCGGTCTCCGCGACGTCGTCGAGCGTCGGCAGCCGCCCCAGGAAGGTGGTCTGCGCGCCGCCGGCCAGCCACTGGTCGACGGAAAGCCCCATGGCCGCCGCCTTCGGCTGAAAGAGCTCCCGCGTGTAGGATCCGGCGGCCGGCGCGTCCGAGATGGCATGCGGGCCAAGGCAGACGACGCGGATGTTGCGCGGTCCGAGTTCGGCCGCCAGCACGCGCGAGAAGGCCTCGACGCCGGCGCAGGTGACGCTGTAGCCGAGATGGCCCGGAGGCGCCGAACGTCCCGCCGGTGTGGACAGCGTGAGGATGACGCCCTGCCGCGACTTGCCCATGTGGGGCACGACGGCCTTGGTGCTGTTGAACAGCGAGCGCAGGAAGTTGTCGACCGGGCTCATGAAGGTGTCGAGGTCGAGGTCGTCGATGAAGCTGCCCTGATCGTGCATGAAGCTGGTGGCGTTGATGGCGACGTC
It encodes:
- a CDS encoding SDR family NAD(P)-dependent oxidoreductase; its protein translation is MILNGKRIVIMGGSGAIGTAMAKAFAAEGAKVYLGARGAHRLAVTAEAVRSAGGTAEVFSVDCLDEGATRRAVEALVERIGEIDVAINATSFMHDQGSFIDDLDLDTFMSPVDNFLRSLFNSTKAVVPHMGKSRQGVILTLSTPAGRSAPPGHLGYSVTCAGVEAFSRVLAAELGPRNIRVVCLGPHAISDAPAAGSYTRELFQPKAAAMGLSVDQWLAGGAQTTFLGRLPTLDDVAETAAFLVSDKARSMTAAYVNLTAGMIPE
- a CDS encoding class I SAM-dependent methyltransferase, which codes for MGPVPTLPEIRLHTAGPRSGLWRLAKRDEAFGPPYWAHTWGGGLALARYLLDTPDIVAGRRVLDMGAGSGVVGIAAARAGARDVVAADIDPYAMAAIELNAETNAVDVLPLLADPTAGPVPEVDVVLVGDLYYEPELAVRVTAFLDRCLASNVGVLIGDPWRDFLPRSRLRLLAEYPGPDFSAIGRRERSTNAVFSFEPPGRPPQ